The following coding sequences are from one Streptomyces sp. NBC_01485 window:
- a CDS encoding L-threonylcarbamoyladenylate synthase produces the protein MARRYDTNDATDRVTGLREAASAVRRGELVVLPTDTVYGIGADAFSSEAVADLLEAKGRGRNMPTPVLIGSPNTLHGLVTDFSELAWELVDAFWPGALTLVAKHQPSLQWDLGDTRGTVAVRMPLHPVAIELLTEVGPMAVSSANLTGHPAPENCDHAQEMLGDSVSVYLDGGPTPANIPSSIVDVSREVPLLLRAGAISADELRKVVPDLEVAN, from the coding sequence ATGGCACGGCGATACGACACCAATGACGCGACCGACCGCGTGACCGGTCTGCGCGAGGCCGCGTCCGCCGTCCGCCGTGGCGAGCTCGTGGTCCTCCCGACCGACACGGTGTACGGGATCGGCGCCGACGCGTTCTCCTCGGAGGCCGTCGCCGACCTGCTGGAGGCCAAGGGCCGGGGCCGCAACATGCCCACGCCCGTCCTCATCGGCTCCCCGAACACGCTGCACGGCCTGGTCACGGACTTCTCCGAGCTGGCCTGGGAGCTGGTCGACGCGTTCTGGCCGGGCGCGCTGACGCTCGTCGCCAAGCACCAGCCGTCCCTCCAGTGGGACCTGGGCGACACCCGCGGCACGGTCGCCGTGCGCATGCCGCTGCACCCGGTCGCCATCGAGCTGCTGACGGAGGTCGGCCCGATGGCGGTGTCCTCCGCCAACCTCACCGGCCACCCGGCGCCGGAGAACTGCGACCACGCGCAGGAGATGCTCGGCGACTCCGTCTCCGTGTACCTCGACGGCGGCCCGACGCCCGCCAACATCCCCTCGTCGATCGTCGACGTCAGCCGTGAGGTGCCGCTGCTGCTGCGGGCGGGCGCGATCTCCGCGGACGAGCTGCGGAAGGTCGTACCCGACCTCGAGGTGGCGAATTGA
- the prmC gene encoding peptide chain release factor N(5)-glutamine methyltransferase, with protein sequence MNLLLAEVAQATQRLAAAGVPSPRNDAEELAAFVHGVKRGELHSVKNSDFDARYWETIARREQREPLQHITGRAFFRYLELQVGPGVFVPRPETESVVGWAIDAVRAMDVVEPRIVDLCTGSGAIALALAQEVPRSRVHAVELSEDALKWTRKNMEASRVDLRQGDALDACHDLDGQVDLVISNPPYIPLTEWEYVAPEARDYDPQLALFSGEDGLDLIRGLERTAHRLLRPGGVVVIEHADTQGGQVPWIFTEERGWADAADHPDLNKRPRFATARRAMP encoded by the coding sequence GTGAACCTGCTGCTCGCAGAGGTGGCCCAGGCCACCCAGCGGCTGGCCGCCGCGGGCGTGCCCTCGCCGCGCAACGACGCGGAGGAGCTCGCCGCGTTCGTGCACGGCGTGAAGCGCGGTGAACTCCACTCCGTGAAGAACTCCGACTTCGACGCCCGCTACTGGGAGACCATCGCCCGGCGTGAGCAGCGCGAGCCGCTGCAGCACATCACCGGGCGGGCCTTCTTCCGGTACCTGGAGCTCCAGGTCGGGCCCGGAGTCTTCGTGCCGCGCCCCGAGACCGAGTCCGTGGTCGGCTGGGCCATAGACGCCGTACGCGCCATGGACGTCGTCGAGCCCCGCATCGTCGACCTGTGCACCGGCAGCGGCGCCATCGCGCTGGCCCTCGCCCAGGAGGTCCCGCGCTCGCGCGTGCACGCCGTGGAGCTGTCCGAGGACGCCCTCAAGTGGACCCGCAAGAACATGGAGGCGTCCAGGGTCGACCTGCGTCAGGGCGACGCCCTGGACGCCTGCCACGACCTCGACGGCCAGGTCGACCTGGTCATCTCCAACCCGCCGTACATCCCGCTCACGGAGTGGGAGTACGTGGCGCCGGAGGCCCGCGACTACGATCCCCAACTCGCCCTGTTCTCAGGGGAGGACGGCCTCGACCTGATCCGCGGCCTCGAGCGCACCGCGCACCGGCTGCTGCGCCCCGGCGGCGTCGTCGTCATCGAGCACGCCGACACCCAGGGCGGCCAGGTGCCGTGGATCTTCACCGAGGAGCGGGGCTGGGCCGACGCGGCCGACCACCCCGACCTCAACAAACGCCCGCGCTTCGCCACCGCCCGCCGGGCGATGCCGTGA
- the prfA gene encoding peptide chain release factor 1 gives MFEAVEELLGEHADLEKKLADPSVHADQANARKLNKRYAELTPIVGTYRSWKQTGDDIETAREFAADDPDFIAEVKELEKQREELTEKLRLLLVPRDPNDDKDVILEVKAGAGGDESALFAGDLLRMYLRYAERVGWKTEIIDATESELGGYKDVQVAVKTKGGNGATEPGQGVWARLKYEGGVHRVQRVPATESQGRIHTSAAGVLVTPEAEEVDVEINANDLRIDVYRSSGPGGQSVNTTDSAVRITHIPTGVVASCQNEKSQLQNKEQAMRILRSRLLAAAQEEAEREAADARRSQVRTVDRSEKIRTYNFPENRISDHRVGFKSYNLDQVLDGDLDAVIQACVDADSAAKLAAA, from the coding sequence CCGACCTGGAGAAGAAGCTCGCAGACCCGTCGGTCCACGCCGACCAGGCCAACGCGCGCAAGCTGAACAAGCGCTACGCCGAGCTCACCCCCATCGTCGGCACGTACCGCTCCTGGAAGCAGACCGGCGACGACATCGAGACCGCGCGCGAGTTCGCCGCCGACGACCCGGACTTCATCGCCGAGGTCAAGGAGCTGGAGAAGCAGCGCGAGGAGCTCACCGAGAAGCTGCGCCTGCTGCTCGTCCCGCGTGACCCCAACGACGACAAGGACGTCATCCTCGAGGTCAAGGCGGGTGCCGGCGGCGACGAGTCCGCGCTGTTCGCGGGCGACCTGCTGCGCATGTACCTGCGGTACGCCGAGCGCGTCGGCTGGAAGACCGAGATCATCGACGCCACCGAGTCCGAGCTGGGCGGCTACAAGGACGTCCAGGTCGCCGTGAAGACCAAGGGCGGGAACGGTGCCACCGAGCCCGGGCAGGGCGTGTGGGCGCGGCTGAAGTACGAGGGCGGCGTGCACCGGGTGCAGCGGGTGCCGGCGACCGAGTCCCAGGGGCGGATCCACACCTCCGCCGCCGGTGTGCTCGTGACGCCCGAGGCCGAGGAGGTCGACGTCGAGATCAACGCCAACGATCTGCGCATCGACGTCTACCGGTCCTCCGGCCCCGGCGGCCAGTCCGTCAACACGACCGACTCCGCCGTGCGCATCACGCACATTCCCACCGGAGTCGTCGCCTCCTGCCAGAACGAGAAGAGCCAGCTGCAGAACAAGGAGCAGGCGATGCGTATCCTGCGCTCCAGGCTGCTTGCGGCGGCGCAGGAGGAAGCGGAGCGGGAGGCCGCCGACGCCCGCCGCAGCCAGGTCCGCACCGTCGACCGCTCCGAGAAGATCCGCACGTACAACTTCCCGGAGAACCGCATCTCGGACCACCGTGTCGGCTTCAAGTCGTACAACCTGGACCAGGTCCTGGACGGCGACCTCGACGCGGTGATCCAGGCCTGCGTCGACGCGGACTCGGCCGCCAAGCTCGCAGCCGCCTGA